One genomic region from uncultured Subdoligranulum sp. encodes:
- a CDS encoding DNA-directed RNA polymerase subunit beta — protein sequence MVKVKPVQNGRTTRMSFSRINEVIDMPNLIEIQKNSYNWFLREGLHEVFHDIAAIEDYTGNLVLEFVDYRLDKNPKYSIKECKERDATYAAPLYVTARLFNKQTGEVKEQEIFMGEFPLMTDSGTFISNGAERAIVSQLVRSPGVFYGSSKDRTGKDLFTATMNPNRGAWLEYETDSQDVFYVRIDKNRKLPVTTLIRALGLGTDEQIRQFFGNSEPKINASLEKDITHSTEEGLLEVYRKLRPGEPPTVENSRSHLNALFFDPHRYDLARFGRYKMNNKLALARRIAGYKAAEDVIAPLTGELLVAKGEKINTAKANEIDAAGVTRVVVLVERKGEESTPVIVISNGCVDAKPFFSFDVEAECGINERANFAEIRKILDATSDPEEQKELLRQNHDVLISRTVTVDDIFASINYLIGLDHGIGVTDEIDHLGNRRVRSVGELLQNQFRIGFSRMERVIRERMTLQNQENGEITPQSLVNIRPVVAAIKEFIGSSPLSQFMDQNNPLAELTHKRRLSALGPGGLSRDRAGFEVRDVHYTHYGRLCPIETPEGPNIGLISYLATYAKINKYGFVEAPYRRVDKATGVVTDEVVYMTADVEDEYIVAQANEPLDENNRFVRSRVSGRHRNDIQEFEASQVDFMDVSPRMMVSVATACIPFLENDDCNRALMGSNMQRQAVPLMVTQQPIVATGMEYKAATDSGVCILAAHDGTVEYVDAEKIIVRCADGSADTYELIKFMRSNQGNCNNQRPIVQVGDVVKTGDVLADGPATKNGEISLGKNALVGFMTWEGYNYEDAVLLNEKLVREDVYTSIHIEEYETEARDTKLGPEEITRDIPNVGDDALKDLDDRGIIRVGAEVKTGDILVGKVTPKGETELTAEERLLRAIFGEKAREVRDTSLRVPHGAYGIVVDIKVFTPENSDELQPGVRMCVRCYIAQKRKISVGDKMAGRHGNKGVVSRILPQEDMPFLPDGTPLDIVLNPLGVPSRMNIGQVLEVNLGYVAKALGWKVQTPVFDGAHESDLRDCFAEARAKWHGENAPEYPTKLDRLMGEKGHIIDFSKIDLTDDGKTTVYDGRTGEKFPNKVTVGYMYYLKLHHLVDDKIHARSTGPYSMVTQQPLGGKAQFGGQRFGEMEVWALEAYGAAYTLQEILTIKSDDVVGRVKTYEAIVKGEPIPRPGIPESFRVMLKELQSLGLDIVVQDKEGNPVDMRQEFDDDDSSFENSDYEVGNNVLVESELQDDYSVKDADEGFDDDLDEDSEPSADDLAKIEMDDPFDDE from the coding sequence ATGGTAAAGGTCAAGCCCGTACAAAACGGCAGAACGACCCGCATGAGTTTTTCCCGTATCAACGAAGTGATTGATATGCCCAATCTCATCGAGATCCAGAAAAACTCTTACAACTGGTTCCTTCGGGAAGGCCTGCACGAGGTCTTCCATGACATTGCCGCGATCGAGGACTACACCGGGAATCTGGTGCTGGAATTCGTCGATTACCGGCTGGACAAGAACCCCAAGTACTCCATTAAAGAATGTAAGGAGCGGGACGCCACCTATGCGGCGCCCCTGTATGTCACGGCCCGGCTGTTCAACAAGCAGACCGGCGAGGTGAAGGAGCAGGAGATCTTCATGGGCGAGTTCCCGCTCATGACCGATTCCGGCACCTTCATCTCCAACGGTGCCGAGCGTGCCATCGTCAGCCAGTTGGTCCGTTCTCCCGGTGTTTTCTACGGCTCCAGCAAGGACCGTACCGGCAAGGACCTGTTTACCGCCACCATGAACCCCAACCGCGGTGCCTGGCTGGAATACGAGACGGACTCCCAGGACGTTTTCTATGTCCGCATCGATAAAAACCGCAAGCTGCCGGTGACCACGCTGATCCGTGCGCTGGGGCTGGGGACCGATGAGCAGATCCGTCAGTTCTTCGGCAACTCCGAGCCCAAGATCAACGCCTCCCTGGAAAAGGACATCACCCATTCCACCGAGGAAGGTCTGCTGGAAGTGTACCGCAAGCTGCGCCCCGGCGAGCCCCCGACGGTGGAGAACTCCCGCAGCCACCTGAATGCGCTGTTCTTTGACCCGCACCGCTACGACCTGGCTCGTTTCGGCCGCTACAAGATGAACAACAAGCTGGCGCTGGCCCGCCGCATTGCCGGCTACAAGGCTGCCGAGGATGTCATCGCCCCCCTGACCGGCGAACTGCTGGTGGCCAAAGGGGAGAAGATCAACACCGCCAAGGCCAACGAGATCGATGCCGCCGGTGTGACCCGCGTTGTCGTGCTGGTGGAGCGCAAGGGCGAGGAGAGCACGCCTGTCATCGTCATCTCCAACGGCTGCGTGGATGCGAAGCCCTTCTTCAGCTTTGATGTGGAGGCCGAGTGCGGTATCAACGAGCGCGCCAACTTTGCCGAGATCCGCAAGATTCTTGATGCCACCTCGGACCCCGAGGAACAGAAGGAACTGCTGCGCCAGAACCATGACGTGCTGATCAGCCGCACCGTCACGGTGGACGATATCTTTGCCTCCATCAACTACCTGATCGGCCTGGATCACGGCATCGGCGTCACCGACGAGATCGACCACCTGGGCAACCGTCGTGTGCGCAGCGTGGGCGAACTGCTGCAGAACCAGTTCCGCATCGGTTTCTCCCGCATGGAGCGCGTCATCCGTGAGCGGATGACCCTGCAGAACCAGGAGAACGGCGAGATCACGCCCCAGAGCCTGGTCAACATCCGCCCGGTGGTGGCCGCCATCAAGGAGTTCATCGGTTCCAGCCCGCTGTCCCAGTTCATGGACCAGAACAACCCCCTGGCCGAGTTGACCCACAAGCGCCGTCTGTCTGCCCTGGGCCCCGGCGGTCTGTCCCGTGACCGCGCAGGCTTTGAAGTCCGCGACGTGCACTACACTCACTACGGTCGTCTGTGCCCCATCGAGACCCCTGAAGGCCCGAACATCGGTCTGATCTCCTACCTGGCCACCTACGCCAAGATCAATAAGTACGGCTTCGTGGAGGCTCCCTACCGCCGCGTGGACAAGGCCACCGGCGTGGTGACCGACGAAGTGGTCTACATGACCGCCGACGTGGAAGACGAATACATTGTGGCGCAGGCCAACGAGCCGCTGGACGAGAACAACCGTTTCGTCCGTTCCCGCGTTTCCGGCCGTCACCGCAATGATATTCAGGAGTTTGAGGCCAGCCAGGTCGACTTCATGGATGTTTCTCCCCGTATGATGGTTTCCGTGGCCACGGCCTGCATCCCGTTCCTGGAGAACGATGACTGTAACCGTGCTCTGATGGGCTCCAACATGCAGCGGCAGGCTGTGCCTCTGATGGTTACCCAGCAGCCCATCGTGGCCACCGGTATGGAATACAAGGCCGCTACCGACTCCGGCGTCTGCATCCTGGCCGCCCATGACGGCACGGTGGAATACGTGGATGCCGAGAAGATCATCGTGCGCTGCGCCGATGGCTCTGCCGACACCTATGAACTGATCAAGTTCATGCGTTCCAACCAGGGCAACTGCAACAACCAGCGTCCCATCGTCCAGGTGGGCGATGTGGTCAAGACCGGCGATGTGCTGGCCGACGGCCCCGCCACCAAGAACGGCGAGATCAGCCTGGGCAAGAATGCGCTGGTCGGCTTCATGACCTGGGAAGGTTACAACTACGAGGACGCCGTCCTGCTCAACGAGAAGCTGGTGCGTGAGGACGTCTACACCTCCATTCATATTGAAGAGTATGAGACCGAGGCCCGCGACACCAAGCTGGGCCCCGAGGAAATCACCCGCGACATTCCCAACGTGGGCGACGATGCCCTGAAGGATCTGGACGATCGCGGCATCATCCGCGTGGGCGCCGAGGTCAAGACCGGCGACATTCTGGTGGGCAAGGTTACCCCCAAGGGTGAGACCGAGCTGACCGCCGAGGAGCGTCTGCTGCGTGCCATCTTCGGTGAAAAAGCCCGCGAAGTCCGCGACACCTCGCTGCGCGTGCCCCACGGTGCCTACGGTATCGTGGTGGATATCAAGGTCTTCACGCCGGAGAACAGCGATGAGCTGCAGCCCGGTGTGCGGATGTGCGTGCGCTGCTACATCGCCCAGAAGCGTAAGATCAGCGTCGGCGACAAGATGGCCGGCCGTCACGGCAACAAGGGTGTTGTCTCCCGCATTCTGCCGCAGGAGGACATGCCCTTCCTGCCCGACGGCACCCCGCTGGATATCGTGCTGAACCCCCTGGGCGTTCCTTCCCGTATGAACATCGGTCAGGTGCTGGAAGTCAACCTGGGCTATGTGGCCAAGGCGCTGGGCTGGAAGGTACAGACCCCTGTCTTCGACGGCGCCCATGAGTCCGACCTGCGTGACTGCTTCGCCGAGGCCCGCGCCAAGTGGCACGGCGAGAATGCCCCCGAGTATCCCACCAAGCTGGACCGCCTGATGGGTGAGAAGGGCCACATCATCGACTTCTCCAAGATCGACCTGACCGACGACGGCAAGACCACCGTCTACGACGGCCGTACCGGCGAGAAGTTCCCCAACAAGGTCACCGTCGGCTATATGTACTACCTCAAGCTGCATCACCTGGTCGACGATAAGATCCATGCCCGTTCCACCGGCCCCTACTCCATGGTCACCCAGCAGCCTCTGGGCGGCAAGGCGCAGTTCGGCGGCCAGCGTTTCGGCGAAATGGAAGTCTGGGCGCTGGAAGCTTACGGCGCCGCGTACACCCTGCAGGAAATCCTGACCATCAAGTCCGACGATGTGGTGGGCCGTGTCAAGACCTACGAGGCCATCGTCAAGGGCGAGCCCATCCCGCGTCCCGGTATCCCCGAGAGCTTCCGCGTCATGCTCAAAGAGCTGCAGAGCTTGGGCCTGGATATCGTCGTGCAGGATAAGGAAGGCAATCCCGTGGATATGCGTCAGGAATTTGACGACGATGACAGCAGCTTCGAAAACAGCGATTACGAAGTGGGCAACAATGTCCTGGTTGAGAGCGAGCTGCAGGACGACTACAGCGTGAAGGACGCCGACGAGGGCTTTGATGACGATCTGGATGAGGACAGCGAGCCCAGTGCCGATGACCTGGCCAAGATCGAGATGGACGATCCCTTCGACGATGAATAA
- the rpoD gene encoding RNA polymerase sigma factor RpoD encodes MAEKKDPIRGLIETGRRNGKLTNTEIGDAMEESGHVLDVEQMEKLYEELESNGIEVVDDDTSDAGVALTEDNVDDFEDSLNTDGITIDDPVKVYLKEIGRVPLLTPEEEIDLALKIQAGGPEGEKAKQRLSEANLRLVVSIAKRYVGRGMQFLDLIQEGNLGLIKAVEKFDHTKGFKFSTYATWWIRQAITRAIADQARTIRIPVHMVETINKVKKVSSQLLHECGHDPSAEEIAERLDMSVDKVREIMRVAQEPVSLETPIGEEEDSHLGDFIPDDDAPVPAEAASQTLLKEQLADVLKTLTPREEKVLRLRFGLEDGRPRTLEEVGKEFNVTRERIRQIEAKALRKLRHPSRSKKLRDFLD; translated from the coding sequence ATGGCAGAGAAAAAAGATCCGATTCGCGGTTTGATCGAAACCGGCCGCCGCAATGGCAAGCTGACCAACACCGAGATCGGTGATGCGATGGAGGAAAGCGGCCACGTTCTGGATGTGGAGCAGATGGAAAAGCTCTACGAGGAACTGGAGAGCAACGGCATTGAAGTGGTGGACGACGATACGTCGGATGCGGGTGTCGCCCTCACTGAGGACAACGTGGACGATTTTGAGGACAGCCTCAACACCGACGGTATCACCATCGATGACCCCGTCAAGGTGTATCTGAAAGAAATCGGCCGGGTGCCTCTGCTGACGCCGGAGGAGGAGATCGATCTGGCCCTGAAGATTCAGGCCGGCGGTCCCGAGGGAGAGAAGGCCAAGCAGCGGCTGAGTGAAGCCAACCTGCGTCTGGTGGTCTCCATCGCCAAGCGGTATGTGGGACGGGGCATGCAGTTCCTGGACCTGATCCAGGAGGGCAACCTGGGCCTGATCAAGGCAGTGGAAAAGTTTGACCACACCAAGGGCTTCAAGTTCTCCACCTACGCCACCTGGTGGATCCGCCAGGCCATCACCCGCGCCATCGCCGACCAGGCCCGCACCATCCGGATCCCTGTGCATATGGTGGAGACCATCAACAAGGTGAAGAAGGTCTCCAGCCAGCTGCTGCATGAGTGCGGCCACGATCCCAGCGCCGAGGAAATCGCCGAGCGCCTGGATATGTCGGTGGACAAGGTCCGCGAGATCATGCGGGTGGCCCAGGAGCCCGTGAGCCTGGAAACGCCCATCGGTGAGGAAGAGGACAGCCATCTGGGCGACTTTATCCCTGATGACGACGCGCCGGTCCCGGCGGAAGCCGCCAGCCAGACGCTGCTCAAGGAGCAGCTGGCCGATGTGCTCAAGACGCTGACCCCCCGTGAGGAAAAGGTGCTGCGTCTCCGCTTCGGCCTGGAGGACGGCCGTCCCCGCACGCTGGAGGAAGTGGGCAAGGAGTTCAACGTGACCCGTGAACGCATCCGCCAGATCGAGGCCAAGGCCCTGCGCAAGCTGCGCCATCCCAGCCGCAGCAAGAAACTGCGTGACTTCCTGGATTGA
- the rpoC gene encoding DNA-directed RNA polymerase subunit beta', producing MENKEFASIKIGLASPDQIRAWSYGEVTKPETINYRTLKPERDGLYCERIFGPTKDWECHCGKYKRIRYKGKICEKCGVEVTRAKVRRERMGHIELAAPVSHIWYFKGIPSRIGLMLDISPRQLDKVLYFANYIVTDPGFTPLEKKQLLTEREYKEMREKYEDTFEAGMGAEAIQKLLAEIDLDKLSAELREELEKSNGQKRVRLLKRLEAVEAFIESNQRPEWMILTVIPVIPPDLRPLLQLDGGRFATSDLNDLYRRVINRNNRLKRLLELGAPDIIVRNEKRMLQEAVDALIDNGRRGRPVTGANNRALKSLSDMLKGKQGRFRQNLLGKRVDYSGRSVIVVGPELKMYQCGLPKEMALELFKPFVMKDLVEKEKANNIKSARKMVERARPEVWDSLETVIKGHPVLLNRAPTLHRLGIQAFEPVLVEGRAIKLHPLVCTPFNADFDGDQMAVHLPLSKEAQREAKMLMLASGNLLKPSDGEPVTVPTQDMILGSYYLTLVNPDDKGHGKVFRDEDEAMMAYSEGLITLQAPIKVRRTMTFDGVEESALVDTTMGQIIFNTPIPQDLGYVDRTDPEHKFDYEMNPRTLKIASGGKSDKLTKKGLPDIISRCLTKHGTKACAIMLDAIKAQGYKYSTLSAITVAVPDAIIPEEKPAILAAADKKIEKVMKNFNRGLISDEERYRSTVAIWQEATEQVSEALGNNLRQNHQRNPIYMMSDSGARGSMDQIKQLAGMRGLLANTAGKTLEMPIRANYREGLNILEYFISSRGARKGLADTALRTADSGYLTRRLVDVSQEVIIREEDCHATEGIWVREISEGNSVVESFKERLNGRYALHDVYDPKTGELLVSKDKMMDMFDAEKIANAGITELEIRSVMTCRAHVGVCARCYGSNMSNGECVKVGESVGIIAAESIGEPGTQLTMRTFHTGGIASAEDITQGLPRVEELFESRRPKAMAIMSEIAGTVHIDDTKKSRHAEINGVDENGAPITKSYLIPFGQRLKVMEGDEVQKGALLTEGHAYPQDILAILGPVATQNYLISEVQKVYRLQGVDINDKHIEVIVRQMMRKVRIEDAGSSDFIVGSVVNRRDVMIKNEEIQERIDAGETDLKLVQASQVLLGITKSSLATDSFLSAASFQETTRVLTEAAIKGKTDPLAGLKENVIIGKLIPAGTGLPEVEKELEEAEIARDAAESAYDH from the coding sequence ATGGAAAATAAAGAATTCGCTTCGATTAAGATTGGCCTTGCCTCCCCGGATCAGATCCGTGCGTGGAGCTACGGCGAGGTCACCAAACCCGAAACCATCAACTACCGTACCCTGAAGCCGGAGCGCGACGGCCTGTACTGCGAGCGCATTTTTGGACCCACCAAGGACTGGGAGTGCCACTGCGGCAAGTACAAGCGCATCCGTTACAAGGGCAAGATCTGCGAGAAGTGCGGCGTGGAAGTCACCCGCGCCAAGGTCCGCCGTGAGCGCATGGGCCACATCGAGCTGGCGGCGCCCGTATCCCATATCTGGTATTTCAAGGGCATTCCCAGCCGCATCGGCCTGATGTTGGACATCAGCCCCCGGCAGCTGGACAAGGTGCTGTATTTCGCCAACTACATTGTCACCGACCCCGGTTTCACGCCGCTGGAGAAAAAGCAGCTGCTGACCGAGCGCGAGTACAAGGAGATGCGCGAAAAGTACGAGGATACGTTTGAAGCCGGCATGGGCGCTGAGGCGATCCAGAAGCTGCTGGCGGAGATCGATCTGGATAAACTGTCCGCCGAGCTGCGGGAAGAGCTGGAGAAGTCCAACGGCCAGAAGCGTGTGCGTCTGCTCAAGCGCCTGGAGGCTGTGGAGGCTTTCATCGAGAGCAACCAGCGCCCCGAGTGGATGATCCTGACGGTCATCCCCGTGATCCCGCCGGATCTGCGCCCGCTGCTGCAGCTGGACGGCGGCCGCTTTGCCACCTCCGATCTGAATGATCTGTACCGCCGCGTCATCAACCGCAACAACCGCCTGAAGCGCCTGCTGGAACTGGGCGCGCCCGATATCATCGTGCGCAACGAAAAGCGCATGCTGCAGGAGGCTGTGGATGCCCTGATCGACAATGGCCGCCGCGGCCGTCCGGTCACCGGCGCCAATAACCGTGCCCTCAAGAGCCTGTCCGACATGCTGAAGGGCAAGCAGGGCCGCTTCCGTCAGAACCTGCTGGGCAAGCGTGTTGACTACTCCGGCCGTTCGGTTATCGTGGTCGGCCCCGAACTGAAGATGTATCAGTGCGGCCTGCCCAAGGAGATGGCCCTGGAACTCTTCAAGCCCTTCGTCATGAAGGACCTGGTGGAGAAGGAAAAAGCCAACAACATCAAGTCCGCCCGCAAGATGGTGGAGCGTGCCCGCCCCGAGGTCTGGGACTCGCTGGAAACCGTCATCAAGGGCCATCCGGTACTTCTGAACCGTGCACCTACGCTGCACCGTCTGGGCATCCAGGCCTTCGAGCCTGTCCTGGTGGAAGGCCGTGCCATCAAGCTGCACCCGCTGGTCTGCACCCCCTTCAACGCCGACTTCGACGGCGACCAGATGGCTGTCCATCTGCCGCTGTCCAAGGAAGCCCAGCGTGAAGCCAAGATGCTGATGCTGGCCTCCGGCAACCTGCTGAAGCCCTCCGACGGTGAGCCTGTCACGGTGCCCACCCAGGATATGATTCTGGGCAGCTACTACCTGACCCTCGTCAACCCCGACGATAAGGGCCACGGCAAGGTCTTCCGCGATGAGGACGAGGCCATGATGGCTTACTCCGAAGGCCTCATCACGCTGCAGGCGCCCATCAAGGTGCGCCGCACCATGACCTTTGACGGCGTGGAGGAGAGCGCTCTGGTGGATACCACCATGGGTCAGATCATCTTCAATACGCCCATCCCGCAGGACCTGGGCTATGTGGATCGCACCGATCCCGAGCACAAGTTCGACTACGAGATGAACCCCCGCACCCTGAAGATCGCTTCGGGCGGCAAGTCCGACAAGCTGACCAAGAAGGGCCTGCCCGACATCATCAGCCGCTGCCTGACCAAGCACGGCACCAAGGCCTGCGCCATCATGCTGGACGCCATCAAGGCCCAGGGCTACAAATATTCCACCCTGTCCGCCATCACCGTGGCGGTGCCCGATGCCATCATCCCCGAAGAGAAGCCGGCCATTCTGGCGGCTGCCGACAAGAAGATCGAAAAGGTCATGAAGAACTTCAACCGCGGTCTTATTTCGGACGAGGAGCGCTACCGCAGCACCGTTGCTATCTGGCAGGAGGCGACCGAGCAGGTCTCCGAGGCGCTGGGCAACAACCTGCGCCAGAACCATCAGCGCAACCCCATCTATATGATGTCCGATTCCGGTGCCCGTGGTTCTATGGACCAGATCAAACAGCTGGCCGGCATGCGCGGCCTGCTGGCCAACACGGCCGGTAAGACGCTGGAAATGCCCATTCGCGCCAACTACCGTGAAGGTCTGAATATCCTGGAATACTTCATCTCTTCTCGAGGCGCTCGTAAGGGTCTGGCCGATACCGCCCTTCGTACCGCCGACTCCGGTTACCTGACCCGCCGTCTGGTGGATGTTTCCCAGGAAGTCATCATCCGTGAGGAAGACTGCCATGCCACTGAAGGCATCTGGGTCCGTGAGATCAGCGAGGGCAACTCGGTGGTCGAGTCCTTCAAGGAACGTCTGAACGGCCGTTACGCGCTGCATGATGTCTATGATCCCAAGACCGGCGAGCTGCTGGTCAGCAAGGACAAGATGATGGACATGTTCGACGCCGAGAAGATCGCCAACGCCGGCATCACCGAGCTGGAGATCCGTTCGGTCATGACCTGCCGTGCCCATGTGGGTGTCTGCGCCCGCTGCTACGGCTCCAACATGTCCAACGGCGAATGCGTCAAGGTGGGCGAGAGCGTCGGTATCATCGCCGCCGAGTCCATCGGCGAGCCCGGTACCCAGCTGACCATGCGTACTTTCCATACCGGCGGTATCGCATCGGCTGAAGATATCACCCAGGGTCTTCCCCGCGTTGAGGAACTGTTCGAGAGCCGTCGTCCCAAGGCTATGGCCATCATGAGCGAGATCGCCGGTACCGTCCACATCGACGATACCAAGAAGAGCCGCCATGCCGAGATCAACGGTGTGGACGAGAACGGTGCTCCCATCACCAAGAGCTACCTGATCCCCTTCGGTCAGCGCCTCAAGGTCATGGAGGGCGACGAAGTCCAGAAGGGCGCGCTGCTCACCGAGGGCCATGCCTATCCGCAGGATATCCTGGCCATCCTGGGCCCCGTGGCTACCCAGAACTACCTGATCAGCGAAGTGCAGAAGGTTTACCGTCTGCAGGGCGTGGATATCAACGATAAGCACATTGAGGTTATCGTCCGTCAGATGATGCGCAAGGTCCGCATCGAGGACGCTGGCTCCAGCGACTTTATCGTCGGCAGCGTGGTGAATCGCCGCGATGTGATGATCAAGAACGAGGAAATCCAGGAGCGCATCGACGCTGGCGAGACCGACCTGAAGCTGGTGCAGGCCAGCCAGGTGCTGCTGGGTATCACCAAGTCCAGCCTGGCTACCGACTCCTTCCTGTCCGCTGCGTCCTTCCAGGAGACCACCCGTGTCCTGACCGAGGCCGCTATCAAGGGCAAGACCGACCCGCTGGCCGGCCTGAAGGAGAACGTCATCATCGGCAAACTGATTCCTGCCGGTACCGGTCTGCCGGAGGTGGAGAAGGAACTGGAGGAAGCGGAGATCGCCCGCGATGCTGCTGAATCCGCCTACGACCACTAA
- the pepF gene encoding oligoendopeptidase F encodes MPETETLKERSEMDPQYQWDLSSMYKDDAAWEHDFATLDEQVQAMTAFAGTLKDAVSIGAYLDAGTELSRKLSNLYCYASMRRSEDTRAEAGQSMYARITAKYVQAMAAISFAEPEILSLPEETLQAIVEDEQLADHKFTMENLLRQKPHTLSAAEEKLLATFGEALGAPAEIADNLQDADLVFDSVQDGAGNTVEVTGSNYIMLQMSQDRTLRKNAFTSFYKGYRQHINTFASAYAGAVKAATAEASVRHYESSRAMSMAGENIPAEVYDNLIATVRKHMPAMYRYVALRKKILGVDELHYYDVYAPLVGEVKVHYTYEQAQQMVLDAVAPLGKDYGDLVRKAFAERWIDVYPNKGKSGGAYSTGTYDSNPYILTNFTGTLDSVSTIAHEMGHSMHTWHSNHHQPPQYADYTLFVAEVASTVNENLLIEQLLQKEQNPQMRLYLLNQYLENFKGTVYRQTMFAEFEREAHAMAERGEALNPAALNALYKRLVEDYFGPELVMDEEVQYEWARIPHFYRPFYVYKYATGYSTAVALSEAILREGEPAVRRYREFLSMGGSAYPLDELRHAGVDLATPAPVDAALEKFERILEDAEENARPDLNFAFRQ; translated from the coding sequence ATGCCTGAAACAGAAACTTTGAAAGAACGGAGTGAGATGGATCCCCAATACCAGTGGGATCTGTCCTCCATGTACAAGGATGACGCGGCTTGGGAACATGATTTTGCCACCCTGGACGAGCAGGTGCAGGCCATGACGGCGTTTGCCGGTACGCTGAAGGATGCGGTTTCCATTGGCGCCTACCTGGATGCCGGCACCGAGCTGTCCCGCAAACTGTCCAACCTCTACTGCTATGCCTCCATGCGGCGCAGCGAGGATACCCGCGCTGAGGCAGGGCAGAGCATGTACGCTCGCATCACCGCCAAATACGTGCAGGCGATGGCGGCCATCTCCTTTGCCGAGCCGGAGATCCTTTCGCTGCCCGAGGAGACGCTGCAGGCAATTGTGGAGGATGAGCAGCTGGCCGATCACAAATTCACCATGGAGAACCTGCTCCGTCAGAAACCGCATACACTGAGCGCCGCAGAGGAGAAGCTGCTGGCCACCTTTGGGGAAGCGCTGGGCGCTCCGGCTGAAATTGCGGACAACCTGCAGGATGCGGACCTTGTATTTGATTCCGTGCAGGACGGCGCCGGCAACACGGTGGAGGTCACCGGATCCAACTATATCATGCTGCAGATGTCCCAGGACCGCACACTGCGCAAGAATGCCTTTACCAGTTTCTATAAAGGATACCGCCAGCATATCAACACCTTTGCATCGGCCTATGCCGGTGCGGTGAAGGCGGCCACAGCGGAGGCATCGGTCCGCCATTACGAATCCTCCCGTGCCATGTCCATGGCAGGGGAGAACATCCCCGCGGAGGTTTACGATAATCTGATTGCCACGGTGCGCAAGCACATGCCGGCCATGTACCGTTACGTGGCCCTGCGCAAGAAGATCCTAGGCGTGGACGAGCTTCATTATTATGATGTGTACGCACCGCTGGTGGGTGAGGTAAAGGTGCACTACACCTACGAGCAGGCCCAGCAGATGGTGCTGGATGCGGTAGCCCCCCTGGGAAAGGACTACGGCGACCTGGTGCGCAAGGCCTTTGCGGAGCGCTGGATTGATGTTTACCCCAACAAGGGCAAGAGCGGCGGCGCCTATTCCACAGGCACCTACGATTCCAACCCCTATATCCTGACAAACTTTACCGGCACGCTGGACAGTGTCTCCACCATCGCCCACGAGATGGGCCACAGCATGCACACCTGGCACTCCAACCACCATCAGCCGCCGCAGTACGCGGACTATACGCTCTTTGTGGCTGAGGTGGCTTCCACCGTCAACGAAAACCTGCTGATCGAGCAGCTGCTGCAGAAAGAGCAGAATCCGCAGATGCGGCTGTATCTGCTCAACCAGTATCTGGAGAACTTCAAGGGAACGGTCTACCGCCAGACGATGTTTGCCGAGTTTGAGCGTGAGGCCCATGCCATGGCGGAGCGGGGCGAGGCCCTGAATCCGGCGGCGCTGAATGCGCTGTACAAACGCCTGGTGGAGGACTACTTCGGGCCGGAACTGGTGATGGACGAGGAAGTCCAGTACGAATGGGCACGGATTCCCCATTTCTACCGGCCCTTCTATGTTTATAAGTACGCAACCGGCTACTCCACTGCGGTGGCGCTGTCGGAAGCCATCCTGCGGGAAGGGGAGCCTGCGGTGCGTCGTTACCGGGAATTCCTCTCCATGGGCGGAAGTGCCTACCCGCTGGATGAACTGCGCCATGCCGGGGTAGACCTGGCCACGCCGGCTCCGGTGGATGCGGCGCTGGAGAAATTCGAGCGTATCCTGGAAGACGCGGAGGAAAACGCTCGCCCGGATTTGAATTTCGCTTTCAGGCAATAA
- a CDS encoding arsenate reductase family protein, protein MLFLQYPPCSTCRKAQKWLEEHGVSYEARHIKEENPTKEELQAWHARSGQPLKRFFNTSGQAYKSLGLKDKLPAMSEEEQLDLLASDGMLVKRPLLIGEDFVLVGFKTAEWEAALCQ, encoded by the coding sequence GTGTTATTCTTACAATATCCGCCCTGCTCCACCTGCCGGAAGGCTCAAAAGTGGCTGGAGGAGCATGGCGTCTCCTATGAAGCACGTCATATCAAGGAGGAAAATCCCACGAAGGAAGAGCTGCAAGCCTGGCATGCGCGCAGCGGGCAGCCCCTCAAACGATTTTTCAACACCAGCGGCCAGGCCTACAAGTCCCTGGGCCTTAAGGATAAACTGCCAGCCATGTCGGAGGAGGAACAGCTGGATCTGCTGGCCTCGGACGGCATGCTGGTCAAGCGCCCGCTGCTGATCGGAGAGGATTTTGTGCTGGTGGGTTTCAAAACCGCTGAATGGGAAGCGGCACTTTGCCAATAA